The following proteins come from a genomic window of Gammaproteobacteria bacterium:
- a CDS encoding leucine-rich repeat domain-containing protein — protein MAPIAEAAPYAEAQARNAVTDTLTDREILEVFYHATGGPDWDYQGGWMSEPSIADWEGVGVDTAGRVQALWLPYNNLSGSIPPELGSLTKLVELQLPENRLTGSIPGELGGLGNLEDLDLSFNRLTGSIPAELGNLSSLLWLNLWANQLTGSIPAELGDLSSLEVLDLDENRLTGSIPPELGDLGNLASLYLVSNQLTGSIPAELGELANLEELMLAGNQLTGSIPVELAELANLEALALSHNQLTGSIPSALGGLDGLLALWLGANQLTGSIPPELGDLDNLVVLTLEDLKLTSVPSELGNLGNLEVLYLSGNNLADVPSELGGLANLQFLTLAHNELTELPPELTDIDNLRFLLLNDNEIAGSIPPELGELSRLMDLSLSGNRLTGSIPPELGQLDSLRALELQDNQLTGSIPPELGDLEVLEVLWLDDNDLSGPISGEFVRSAFLHDWDSDRYPLAFLFADNNRFSGPAPAELDSLSLYEVESFISLAGNELTGSPPLLPAGDVRRNYFSGCIPATWRLWGLLWNLRVNPQRTSTGGTVNLKECIGRDGAAAVTGVTGFTGQAGDALRASLREDLEETRHRALIERMPRNRLIARMAEREPGIR, from the coding sequence AGGCTCGGAATGCGGTGACCGATACGCTGACAGACCGTGAAATCCTCGAGGTCTTCTATCACGCCACCGGAGGTCCGGACTGGGATTACCAGGGCGGCTGGATGTCCGAACCGTCGATCGCCGACTGGGAAGGCGTCGGCGTGGACACGGCCGGCCGGGTGCAGGCCTTGTGGCTGCCTTACAACAACCTGTCCGGGTCGATTCCGCCGGAACTCGGGAGCCTGACCAAACTGGTGGAGCTGCAACTCCCCGAAAACCGGTTGACCGGTTCAATCCCGGGAGAACTGGGCGGTCTGGGCAACCTGGAGGACCTGGACCTCTCTTTCAACCGGCTGACGGGGTCGATCCCGGCGGAGCTCGGCAACCTTTCCAGCCTTCTCTGGCTGAATCTCTGGGCAAACCAACTGACGGGGTCGATCCCGGCGGAACTCGGCGACCTGTCCAGCCTCGAAGTCCTGGATCTCGATGAGAACAGGCTGACGGGTTCAATTCCGCCGGAGCTGGGCGATCTCGGCAATCTCGCTTCGTTGTACCTGGTCTCGAACCAACTGACGGGATCGATCCCCGCCGAACTCGGCGAGCTGGCCAATCTCGAGGAGTTGATGCTGGCCGGGAATCAGTTGACGGGATCGATCCCTGTCGAACTCGCCGAACTGGCCAACCTCGAGGCGTTGGCGCTAAGCCATAATCAGTTGACAGGATCGATCCCATCGGCACTCGGCGGACTGGATGGCCTCTTGGCCTTGTGGCTGGGCGCGAATCAACTGACGGGTTCCATCCCACCGGAACTTGGCGACCTGGACAACCTCGTGGTACTGACCCTCGAAGATCTCAAGTTGACCAGCGTCCCGTCGGAACTTGGCAACCTGGGCAATCTCGAAGTGCTGTACCTTTCGGGAAACAACCTGGCTGACGTCCCATCGGAACTTGGCGGCCTCGCCAACCTCCAGTTCCTCACCCTCGCCCACAACGAATTGACCGAGCTCCCGCCAGAGCTGACCGACATCGACAATCTCAGGTTCCTGCTCCTCAACGACAACGAAATCGCGGGGTCGATCCCGCCGGAGCTGGGCGAGCTGTCCAGGCTGATGGACCTGTCCCTTTCCGGCAATCGGCTGACGGGCTCGATTCCGCCGGAGTTGGGCCAGCTCGACAGCCTCAGGGCGTTGGAACTGCAGGACAATCAATTGACCGGTTCGATCCCGCCGGAGCTGGGCGACCTGGAGGTGCTGGAAGTCCTGTGGCTGGACGACAACGACCTGTCGGGTCCGATATCGGGGGAGTTCGTGCGGTCGGCATTCCTGCATGACTGGGACAGTGACCGATACCCCCTGGCTTTCCTGTTCGCGGACAACAACCGCTTCTCGGGCCCGGCACCGGCCGAACTCGATAGCCTTTCGCTCTACGAGGTCGAGAGCTTCATCTCCCTTGCAGGTAACGAGTTGACAGGCTCGCCGCCCCTGCTCCCCGCCGGCGACGTCCGCCGAAACTATTTCTCCGGCTGCATCCCGGCGACATGGCGGCTGTGGGGACTCCTCTGGAATTTACGGGTGAATCCACAACGCACGTCCACGGGCGGCACCGTCAACCTGAAGGAATGCATCGGACGCGATGGGGCGGCCGCTGTGACGGGTGTGACCGGTTTCACCGGGCAAGCCGGCGACGCGCTGCGGGCGAGTTTGCGGGAGGATCTGGAGGAGACGAGACACAGGGCTCTCATCGAGCGCATGCCGCGAAACCGGCTGATCGCCAGGATGGCGGAGCGGGAGCCCGGCATCCGCTGA